A portion of the Streptomyces platensis genome contains these proteins:
- a CDS encoding GH92 family glycosyl hydrolase, with amino-acid sequence MPWLSRTRLRTAGAVLAAALIGSVLAVPAAQAEPPGGPLTDLVNPFIGSQKDGNTYPGAAVPFGMVQLSPDTGHTTGYGYDDDHIRGFSSVHISGVGCGLGGDLPVLPTTGDITETDYAKYAAGYRHDDESARPGYYRVGLTSYGGITAELTATARTGKQRYTFPATDKANVLLNTGQSLHKTVSTRVEVLDSRTIRTAITGRGFCQDTKPYTVYTITRFDRPFTSYGTWDGDKVTAGSKESTATGRHGAYARFDTRTDRTVEATTALSYVDAAGAARNLRAEGGSSFDRTKAAADSAWERRLGLVKARGGDRTLRRTFYSSLYRSFLAPNIGSDVDGRYTGWDQRTHRAEGFTYYQNWSLWDTYRTQAQLLALLAPGESRDMAVSVLRIAKESGWLPKWGYGTVETNIMTGDPVTPFLTNAYQQGLLRGHEEEAYAALKKNADGVPPADSPAVGREANAPYLKAGFAPYVKGRPHTKPGDSDFDHGASATLEYALSDAMLAQMARDLGHGKDADRYAARAQNYRKIFDGSTGFFRARDAQGAFTGPADPAKSEGFHEGTSWQYQWLVPQDLPGMLRLIGGRDQADERLDAFFAYQKLLKDPEKTAREVWVNGPYDYYNADKYNPQNEPDLIAPYTYLSTGRPWKTTDVVHAALTLFTDAPSGMTGNDDLGTMSAWMVLSSIGVFPVQPGTDSWGLSTPVFDRVDLTLDRRYYPSGHFTVTAPGTSATDRYVQSVRLDGAGHDRTYLTTEDLRSGGELAFTVGPKPSGWGTGDQAAPPPVGTASAAQQQSGR; translated from the coding sequence ATGCCATGGCTCAGTCGTACCCGGCTGCGTACCGCGGGCGCGGTGCTGGCGGCCGCGCTCATCGGGAGCGTGCTCGCGGTCCCCGCCGCGCAGGCCGAGCCGCCCGGCGGCCCGCTCACCGACCTGGTCAACCCGTTCATCGGCAGCCAGAAGGACGGCAACACCTACCCGGGCGCCGCCGTACCGTTCGGCATGGTGCAGCTCTCCCCGGACACCGGGCACACCACCGGCTACGGCTACGACGACGACCACATCCGCGGCTTCAGTTCGGTGCACATCTCGGGTGTGGGCTGCGGGCTCGGCGGTGATCTGCCGGTACTGCCCACCACGGGCGACATCACCGAGACCGACTATGCGAAGTACGCGGCCGGCTACCGCCACGACGACGAATCGGCCCGGCCCGGCTATTACCGCGTCGGCCTGACGTCCTACGGCGGGATCACCGCCGAGCTCACCGCGACCGCCCGCACCGGGAAGCAGCGCTACACCTTCCCGGCCACCGACAAGGCCAATGTGCTGCTCAATACGGGCCAGTCGCTGCACAAGACGGTCTCGACCCGGGTCGAGGTACTGGACTCCCGCACCATCCGCACCGCTATCACCGGCCGTGGCTTCTGCCAGGACACCAAGCCGTACACCGTCTACACGATCACCCGCTTCGACCGGCCGTTCACGTCGTACGGGACCTGGGACGGCGACAAGGTGACGGCCGGGTCCAAGGAGTCCACCGCCACCGGTCGGCACGGGGCCTACGCCCGCTTCGACACCCGCACGGACCGTACCGTCGAGGCGACCACGGCCCTCAGCTATGTGGACGCGGCGGGCGCCGCCCGCAATCTGCGGGCCGAGGGCGGCAGTTCCTTCGACCGTACGAAGGCCGCGGCCGACAGCGCCTGGGAACGGCGACTGGGGCTGGTGAAGGCCCGGGGCGGCGACCGGACACTGCGCCGGACCTTCTACTCCTCGCTCTACCGGTCCTTCCTCGCGCCGAACATCGGCAGCGACGTGGACGGCCGCTATACGGGCTGGGACCAGCGGACCCACCGTGCCGAGGGCTTCACGTACTACCAGAACTGGTCGTTGTGGGACACCTATCGCACCCAGGCGCAGCTGCTGGCGCTGCTGGCGCCGGGTGAGTCGCGCGATATGGCGGTGTCGGTGCTGCGGATCGCCAAGGAGAGCGGCTGGCTGCCCAAGTGGGGTTACGGAACGGTCGAGACGAACATCATGACCGGCGATCCGGTCACCCCGTTCCTGACCAACGCCTATCAGCAGGGGCTGTTGCGGGGCCATGAGGAGGAGGCGTACGCGGCGCTGAAGAAGAACGCCGACGGAGTGCCACCGGCCGATTCGCCGGCCGTGGGCCGGGAGGCCAACGCGCCCTACCTGAAGGCCGGCTTCGCCCCGTACGTCAAGGGCCGTCCGCACACCAAGCCCGGCGACTCCGACTTCGACCACGGTGCGTCGGCGACCCTCGAATACGCCCTGTCGGATGCGATGCTGGCCCAGATGGCGCGCGACCTGGGGCACGGCAAGGACGCCGACCGGTATGCGGCCCGCGCCCAGAACTACCGCAAGATCTTCGACGGTTCGACCGGCTTCTTCCGGGCCCGCGACGCGCAGGGTGCCTTCACCGGCCCGGCCGACCCGGCCAAGAGCGAGGGTTTCCACGAGGGCACGTCCTGGCAGTACCAGTGGCTGGTGCCGCAGGATCTGCCGGGGATGCTGCGGCTGATCGGCGGCAGGGACCAGGCCGATGAGCGCCTGGATGCGTTCTTCGCCTACCAGAAGCTGCTGAAGGACCCGGAGAAAACGGCCCGCGAGGTGTGGGTCAACGGGCCCTACGACTACTACAACGCCGACAAGTACAACCCGCAGAACGAGCCGGATCTGATCGCGCCGTACACCTATCTCTCCACCGGCCGCCCTTGGAAGACGACGGATGTGGTGCATGCGGCGCTGACCCTGTTCACCGATGCGCCGTCCGGGATGACCGGGAACGACGATCTGGGGACGATGTCGGCGTGGATGGTGCTCTCCTCGATCGGGGTGTTCCCGGTGCAGCCGGGCACCGACAGCTGGGGGCTGAGCACCCCGGTCTTCGACCGGGTGGATCTGACGCTGGACCGGCGCTACTACCCGTCAGGGCACTTCACGGTCACGGCGCCCGGCACCTCCGCCACCGACCGCTATGTGCAGTCGGTCCGGCTGGACGGCGCCGGCCACGACCGGACCTACCTCACCACCGAGGATCTGCGCTCGGGTGGTGAACTGGCCTTCACCGTGGGACCCAAGCCGTCCGGCTGGGGTACCGGTGACCAGGCCGCGCCGCCGCCGGTGGGCACCGCCTCAGCCGCGCAGCAGCAGTCCGGCCGCTAG
- a CDS encoding glycine-rich domain-containing protein, whose product MDKSARSLLTQVEFDAVSSTVQTDNPDVSEDDAAVIVSEALAFVATCALFPTARLAPSRVVDAGWHALILHTQTYAELCARLGAFVHHRPEEPDPARYDQDVIDRTTALVEEAGYSVNVDLWGPPDGDLVSVAAKCQHSDDSGPIVTIPKPKG is encoded by the coding sequence ATGGACAAGTCTGCCCGATCGTTACTGACCCAGGTGGAGTTCGACGCCGTCAGCTCCACCGTCCAGACCGACAACCCCGACGTCTCGGAGGACGACGCTGCGGTAATCGTCTCCGAGGCACTGGCGTTCGTCGCCACCTGCGCCCTGTTTCCCACCGCGCGCCTGGCCCCGTCCCGCGTGGTCGACGCGGGGTGGCATGCGCTCATCCTGCACACCCAGACCTACGCCGAACTGTGCGCGAGGCTCGGTGCCTTCGTTCACCACCGGCCCGAGGAACCCGACCCCGCCCGCTATGACCAGGACGTCATCGACCGCACCACGGCCTTGGTCGAGGAAGCCGGGTACAGCGTCAATGTTGATCTGTGGGGACCGCCGGACGGTGATCTGGTGTCGGTGGCCGCCAAGTGCCAGCACTCGGACGACAGCGGGCCGATCGTGACCATCCCTAAGCCCAAGGGCTAG
- a CDS encoding tautomerase family protein, which translates to MPYFRVTVPDPDLPTDVQRALAEGLTRLAVTVLRKSAARTIVHLNLVPPGRYYIDSTPLTDGRDAHVEASLTAGTNSAAEKAAFIAAADELLTDLLGPLPRSGVALHELHPESYGYNGVTQLDYYRRAAAAPATSEAAATPAVAAR; encoded by the coding sequence ATGCCGTACTTCCGGGTCACCGTCCCCGACCCCGACCTCCCCACCGACGTCCAGCGCGCCCTGGCCGAGGGGCTGACGCGGCTGGCGGTCACGGTGCTGCGCAAGTCCGCCGCGCGCACCATCGTCCACCTCAACCTGGTGCCGCCCGGCCGCTATTACATCGACAGCACGCCCCTGACCGACGGCCGTGACGCGCATGTGGAGGCGAGCCTCACCGCGGGCACCAACAGCGCCGCGGAGAAGGCCGCCTTCATCGCCGCGGCCGATGAACTGCTGACGGACCTCCTCGGCCCACTCCCCCGGTCCGGTGTCGCGCTCCACGAACTGCACCCGGAGAGCTACGGCTACAACGGGGTGACGCAACTCGACTACTACCGGCGGGCCGCGGCCGCGCCGGCCACTTCGGAAGCCGCCGCCACACCCGCCGTCGCCGCCCGCTGA
- a CDS encoding LysR family transcriptional regulator, with protein sequence MTLNLPQLRAFLAVVDAGGFSAAAADLGMSQSAVSHAVASLERELAAPLLIRAHPVRTTALGERVLPHARMALSAVRAVEEIAADVTGTMTGTVRLAATPTVCQGLVPGLLRHWREDQPRITVRVFEGDSGEVAAWLEDGTADAAILIDPAPAAAGRRPQADPGIQLATDEYRALLPRDHPLADEPGVDLRDLEDDPFLTSPNGCEARVRTLHRRAGLRFSPTHRVRDLATLIRMVQAGIGVTVLSEVSRSLIPADLVLLPLTPQTSRRLVLTGPQARPWHPALRTLAESAAGHLAHTAARAAEGHPLPSGSR encoded by the coding sequence ATGACCCTGAATCTGCCCCAGTTGAGGGCCTTCCTCGCCGTCGTCGACGCGGGCGGGTTCAGTGCGGCCGCCGCCGACCTGGGCATGAGCCAGTCGGCGGTGTCGCACGCCGTCGCCTCCCTGGAACGCGAGTTGGCCGCCCCGCTGCTGATCCGTGCCCACCCCGTGCGGACGACCGCGCTCGGTGAACGGGTCCTGCCGCACGCCCGTATGGCGCTGTCGGCGGTCCGGGCCGTGGAGGAGATCGCGGCCGATGTCACCGGGACGATGACCGGCACCGTGCGGCTGGCCGCCACACCGACGGTCTGCCAGGGGCTGGTCCCCGGCCTGCTCCGGCACTGGCGCGAGGATCAGCCCCGGATCACCGTGCGGGTCTTCGAGGGCGACAGCGGCGAGGTCGCGGCCTGGCTGGAGGACGGGACGGCCGATGCCGCCATCCTGATCGACCCTGCCCCGGCCGCCGCCGGGAGGCGGCCCCAGGCCGACCCCGGCATCCAGCTCGCCACGGACGAGTACCGGGCCCTGCTGCCCCGGGACCACCCGCTCGCGGACGAACCCGGTGTCGACCTCCGCGACCTGGAGGACGACCCGTTCCTGACCTCACCCAACGGCTGCGAGGCCCGGGTCCGTACGCTCCACCGCCGGGCCGGGCTGCGTTTCTCCCCCACGCACCGGGTGCGGGACCTGGCGACGCTGATCCGCATGGTGCAGGCCGGGATCGGCGTGACCGTCCTGTCCGAGGTCTCCCGCTCGCTGATCCCCGCCGACCTGGTCCTGCTCCCGCTGACGCCGCAGACCTCACGCCGCCTCGTACTGACCGGACCGCAGGCCCGCCCCTGGCACCCGGCGCTGCGCACCCTGGCGGAGTCGGCCGCCGGTCATCTGGCCCACACTGCCGCCCGGGCGGCGGAAGGCCACCCCCTGCCCAGCGGCAGCCGCTGA
- a CDS encoding class I SAM-dependent methyltransferase produces the protein MDRDIRTMDDVLRLLDGLFAPEADRWTSEGAAWWDGFYADRDRAVPFFVAKPDEHLVSYLERGLIAPGRALDLGCGPGRNALHLASLGFEVDAVDLAPAAVAWAEDRAREAGAQVAFHCGDAFGPAGDALSGPYDLIHDSGCFHHLPPHRRISYLALLDRLLAPGGHLVLTCFAAGGMGSELPDVEFYRQSRLHGGLAYSPESLRRIFSDLTEVELRRMHDEPPESPYFGEAFLWAALFRRDARA, from the coding sequence ATGGACCGGGACATCCGCACCATGGACGACGTACTCCGGCTTCTGGACGGCCTGTTCGCGCCGGAAGCCGACCGCTGGACGAGCGAGGGGGCCGCATGGTGGGACGGCTTCTACGCGGACCGGGACAGGGCGGTGCCGTTCTTCGTGGCGAAGCCGGACGAGCACCTGGTCTCGTACCTCGAACGCGGGCTGATCGCCCCGGGCCGGGCCCTCGACCTGGGCTGCGGGCCGGGCCGCAATGCGCTGCACCTCGCCTCGCTGGGGTTCGAGGTGGATGCCGTCGACCTCGCGCCGGCGGCCGTGGCCTGGGCCGAGGACCGTGCCCGGGAGGCGGGCGCGCAGGTCGCCTTCCACTGCGGCGACGCCTTCGGGCCGGCCGGTGACGCACTCAGCGGTCCGTACGACCTGATTCACGACTCCGGCTGCTTCCATCATCTGCCGCCGCACCGCCGCATCAGCTACCTCGCCCTCCTCGACCGGCTGCTCGCACCCGGCGGCCATCTCGTGCTCACCTGCTTCGCGGCCGGCGGGATGGGCTCCGAACTCCCCGACGTCGAGTTCTACCGCCAGTCCCGCCTGCACGGCGGCCTCGCTTACAGCCCCGAGTCGCTGCGCCGGATCTTCTCGGACCTGACGGAGGTAGAGCTGCGGCGTATGCATGACGAGCCGCCGGAGTCCCCGTACTTCGGCGAGGCCTTCCTCTGGGCGGCGCTGTTCCGCCGCGACGCCCGGGCATGA
- a CDS encoding MFS transporter, which yields MRTYRQLFRTPEFTPFFLTTALQVAAQTMSGLALGHRVYAATGSPLLSALAMFGPALAQVIGAATLLSAADRMPPRAALTGLALLLGLGTAVQALPGLPVWAAFAVLLALGPVSSLGGGVRYGLLHEILAREGYPLGRSVLNMSDGLLQICGFAVGGVLVTVLSARGTLLAGAALYAAAAVVARCGLGPRPPRAAGRASVADTWRNNARLWSAGPRRTVYLALWVPNGLIVGCESLYVPYAPRHAGLLFACGALGMLTGDVLIGRCVPRRWRPRLCVPLCLLLAAPYLLFAVRPALPLAVAAVLLATVGYAANLPLQERLLSLTPDELSGHALGLHSSGMLTLQGVGAALAGAIAERTSPATAMAAMAAASVAVTLALAPGLRPVVPERQTAQDEDSTRADRKPAGKLAPAHRELPPPRTSTGA from the coding sequence GTGCGTACCTACCGACAGCTCTTCCGTACACCGGAGTTCACCCCGTTCTTCCTCACCACCGCCCTTCAGGTGGCGGCCCAGACCATGAGCGGACTGGCCCTGGGCCACCGGGTCTACGCCGCGACCGGCTCGCCGCTGCTCTCCGCCCTCGCCATGTTCGGGCCGGCCCTCGCCCAGGTGATCGGTGCGGCGACCCTGCTGTCGGCGGCCGACCGGATGCCGCCGCGTGCCGCGCTGACCGGCCTGGCGCTGCTCCTCGGCCTCGGCACCGCCGTCCAGGCCCTCCCGGGGCTGCCCGTGTGGGCGGCCTTCGCCGTCCTCCTGGCGCTGGGCCCGGTCTCGTCGCTGGGCGGCGGAGTGCGCTACGGGCTGCTCCACGAGATCCTCGCGCGCGAGGGCTATCCGCTGGGCCGCTCGGTGCTCAATATGTCCGACGGGCTGCTACAGATCTGCGGGTTCGCGGTCGGCGGGGTGCTGGTGACCGTCCTGTCGGCACGCGGCACCCTGCTCGCCGGCGCCGCGCTGTACGCCGCCGCCGCGGTCGTCGCCCGGTGCGGTCTCGGCCCGCGGCCCCCGCGCGCCGCGGGCCGGGCGTCCGTGGCCGACACCTGGCGGAACAACGCCCGCCTGTGGTCCGCCGGCCCCCGCCGCACCGTCTATCTCGCCCTGTGGGTGCCCAACGGGCTGATCGTCGGCTGCGAGTCCCTCTATGTGCCCTACGCGCCCCGGCACGCGGGCCTCCTCTTCGCCTGCGGCGCCCTCGGCATGCTGACCGGGGACGTCCTGATCGGCAGATGCGTCCCCCGGCGGTGGCGACCACGGCTCTGCGTCCCGCTGTGTCTGCTGCTCGCCGCGCCCTATCTGCTGTTCGCCGTCCGCCCGGCGCTCCCCCTCGCGGTGGCCGCGGTACTGCTCGCCACCGTCGGCTATGCGGCGAACCTCCCGCTCCAGGAGCGTCTGCTGTCCCTGACCCCGGACGAACTGAGCGGCCACGCCCTGGGGTTGCACTCCTCCGGCATGCTGACCCTCCAGGGTGTGGGCGCCGCCCTGGCCGGTGCCATCGCCGAGCGCACCTCGCCCGCGACCGCGATGGCGGCGATGGCGGCCGCGTCGGTCGCGGTCACACTCGCCCTGGCACCCGGGCTGCGCCCGGTGGTGCCGGAACGTCAGACGGCGCAGGACGAAGACAGCACCCGGGCCGACCGGAAACCGGCCGGAAAACTCGCCCCGGCGCACCGGGAATTACCCCCTCCCCGGACCTCGACAGGGGCGTGA
- a CDS encoding ArsR/SmtB family transcription factor: protein MGWWEVSADTLAGSRFVLSPLAETIAALKTLHRGSAAHPGESAWLARHGPAYRGRLADDPVTAVLVRAALGHRWNATFLTPTPAAEGAGEAPSFTDELAAVRATSPDIARADLAVSLGGRPLPGPLRRADDLPERTAGLLEWVWQEAVLPYWPRRRRVLEADVLARGAQLSRGGWTAALDGMRPGMRWLGANRLQITAADDHPPRELAGAQLLFVPVTPRQSWVSWDVRPAAGGHRSAVVYPCSGALAGTGRVAAPEQLGALLGPARAGVLVLLGTPKSTTQLVALTGQGLGSVGRHLKVLSEARLVGRRRAGRSVLYFRTAVGEALVAAQCDA from the coding sequence ATGGGCTGGTGGGAGGTCAGCGCGGACACCCTCGCCGGAAGCCGCTTCGTACTCTCCCCGCTGGCCGAGACCATCGCCGCGCTGAAGACCCTGCACCGCGGCTCGGCCGCGCATCCGGGGGAGAGTGCTTGGCTCGCGCGCCATGGGCCCGCCTATCGCGGACGGCTGGCCGATGACCCGGTCACCGCCGTCCTGGTCCGAGCCGCTCTCGGGCACCGCTGGAACGCGACCTTCCTGACCCCCACCCCGGCCGCGGAAGGCGCCGGGGAAGCGCCGTCCTTCACCGACGAGTTGGCGGCCGTCCGCGCGACCTCGCCCGATATCGCCCGCGCCGATCTGGCCGTGTCCCTGGGCGGCCGGCCGCTCCCCGGCCCGCTGCGCCGCGCCGACGATCTGCCCGAGCGCACCGCCGGTCTGCTGGAGTGGGTGTGGCAGGAAGCGGTGCTGCCGTACTGGCCACGGCGCCGGCGGGTCCTGGAGGCCGATGTCCTCGCCCGCGGCGCGCAGTTGAGCCGGGGCGGCTGGACCGCGGCGCTGGACGGGATGCGCCCCGGGATGCGCTGGCTCGGCGCGAACCGGCTGCAGATCACGGCGGCCGACGACCACCCGCCGCGGGAACTCGCCGGGGCGCAGCTGTTGTTCGTCCCGGTCACCCCGCGTCAGAGCTGGGTCTCGTGGGACGTGCGCCCGGCCGCGGGCGGACACCGTTCCGCCGTGGTGTATCCCTGCTCGGGCGCGCTGGCCGGGACCGGCCGGGTGGCGGCGCCCGAGCAGCTGGGTGCCTTGCTGGGCCCCGCGCGGGCGGGCGTTCTCGTCCTCCTCGGCACGCCCAAGAGCACCACTCAGCTGGTGGCGCTGACCGGTCAGGGGCTGGGGTCGGTCGGCCGGCACCTCAAGGTGCTGTCGGAGGCCCGGCTGGTCGGCCGCCGCCGGGCCGGACGGTCCGTGCTCTACTTCCGGACGGCGGTCGGCGAGGCCCTGGTGGCAGCGCAGTGTGACGCATGA
- a CDS encoding amino acid permease, producing MGLRAGQGVLRRKPIEHIEEAEGTASEQLTRALGLWQLTAIGVGGIIGAGIFTLAGTVANEKAGPAVLISFLIAGIASAAAAFSYAEFAGLIPKAGSAYTYGYAVLGEVAGWFIGWDLLLEYTAIVAVVAIGISGYFGFLLGEMGVDLPAWMLGAPGTGPGHRVDLFAAVLCLLIAYLLTLGIKNAARFETIVVGLKVLVVIVVIAVGFFHINTSNYHPFFPFGVTGAFTGAATVFFAVFGYDAMSTAAEESKDAQRHMPKAIMYSLAISMVLYVLACLVLTGMQNYKDIDPESGFSSAFKSVGLSSLADVIAVGAIIGILTVMFTFMLGVTRVWFSMSRDGLLPKWFAKTSPKHHVPTRVTWIVGFASAAIAGFLPIGEAAELTNIGILLAFVVVCIAVIVLRYKRPDLPRTFRTPGMPVVPAIGVCFSIWLITFLAWQTWVRFAVWFVIGMVIYFTYSYRRSNLARAEREASGAGDGPGML from the coding sequence ATGGGCCTGCGCGCGGGACAGGGCGTATTGCGCCGTAAACCGATCGAACACATTGAAGAGGCGGAAGGCACCGCGAGCGAGCAGCTCACCCGGGCGCTCGGCCTGTGGCAGCTGACCGCCATCGGCGTCGGCGGGATCATCGGCGCGGGAATCTTCACACTGGCCGGCACCGTCGCGAATGAGAAGGCCGGACCGGCGGTGCTGATCTCCTTTCTCATCGCGGGCATCGCGAGCGCCGCGGCGGCGTTTTCCTACGCCGAATTCGCCGGGCTGATCCCGAAGGCGGGCTCGGCCTACACCTATGGCTATGCGGTCCTCGGTGAGGTGGCGGGCTGGTTCATCGGCTGGGATCTGCTGCTGGAGTACACCGCGATCGTGGCGGTGGTCGCGATCGGCATCTCCGGCTATTTCGGCTTTCTGCTCGGCGAAATGGGCGTCGATCTGCCCGCCTGGATGCTGGGCGCGCCGGGAACGGGGCCGGGGCACCGGGTGGACCTTTTCGCCGCGGTGCTCTGTCTGCTGATCGCCTATCTGCTGACGCTGGGCATCAAGAACGCCGCACGCTTCGAGACGATCGTGGTGGGCCTGAAGGTCCTGGTGGTCATCGTGGTGATCGCGGTCGGCTTCTTCCACATCAACACCTCGAACTACCACCCGTTCTTCCCGTTCGGGGTGACCGGTGCCTTCACCGGCGCGGCCACCGTCTTCTTCGCCGTCTTCGGCTATGACGCGATGAGCACCGCGGCCGAGGAGTCCAAGGACGCCCAGCGCCATATGCCGAAGGCGATCATGTATTCGCTGGCGATCTCGATGGTGCTGTATGTCCTCGCCTGCCTGGTGCTGACGGGTATGCAGAACTACAAGGACATCGACCCGGAGAGCGGATTCTCGTCGGCGTTCAAGTCGGTGGGGCTGAGCAGCCTCGCGGATGTCATCGCGGTCGGCGCGATCATCGGCATTCTGACCGTCATGTTCACCTTCATGCTCGGGGTGACCCGGGTGTGGTTCTCGATGAGCCGCGACGGTCTGCTGCCGAAATGGTTCGCCAAGACGAGCCCCAAGCACCATGTGCCGACCAGGGTGACCTGGATCGTCGGCTTCGCCTCCGCGGCCATCGCGGGCTTCCTGCCGATCGGTGAGGCCGCCGAGCTGACGAACATCGGCATCCTGCTCGCGTTCGTGGTGGTCTGCATCGCGGTGATCGTGCTCCGCTACAAGCGCCCCGACCTGCCGCGGACGTTCCGTACGCCGGGTATGCCGGTGGTGCCGGCGATCGGGGTGTGCTTCTCGATCTGGCTGATCACGTTCCTGGCGTGGCAGACCTGGGTCCGGTTCGCGGTGTGGTTCGTGATCGGCATGGTCATCTACTTCACCTACTCCTACCGCCGCTCGAACCTGGCGCGGGCGGAACGGGAGGCCTCCGGCGCGGGGGACGGCCCGGGGATGCTGTGA
- a CDS encoding dodecin — MTDRTYRVTEIVGTSQQSMDAAVKNGIKRASETLRNLDWFEITQVRGHIVNGEIDHYQVGLKVGFRLEDAD, encoded by the coding sequence GTGACCGACCGCACCTATCGTGTGACCGAGATCGTCGGTACGTCCCAGCAGAGCATGGACGCCGCGGTCAAAAATGGCATCAAGCGCGCCTCGGAGACCCTGCGCAATCTCGACTGGTTCGAGATCACCCAGGTCCGCGGGCATATCGTCAACGGCGAGATCGACCATTACCAGGTCGGCCTGAAGGTCGGTTTCCGGCTGGAGGACGCCGATTGA
- a CDS encoding universal stress protein, which translates to MDENTAAQFERGTDGPKVIVVGIDGSDSSWRAAAYAAGLARRQASKLALVYVQPVLPAGASMGAPVVDATNEVAEELMAEIRSATERLQGIYQVRWEFHTLRGDPYNGMVQMADDLKADAVVVGASESAGHRIMGSVAVRLVKAGRWPVTVVP; encoded by the coding sequence GTGGACGAGAACACAGCCGCGCAGTTCGAGCGCGGAACGGACGGCCCGAAGGTCATCGTCGTCGGTATCGACGGCTCCGACTCGTCGTGGCGCGCCGCCGCCTATGCGGCGGGACTGGCCAGGCGCCAGGCCTCGAAGCTCGCCCTGGTCTACGTCCAGCCGGTGCTGCCGGCCGGTGCGTCGATGGGGGCTCCGGTGGTGGATGCCACGAACGAGGTGGCCGAGGAGCTGATGGCCGAGATCCGCAGCGCGACCGAGCGGCTCCAGGGGATATACCAGGTGCGCTGGGAGTTCCACACCCTGCGGGGCGACCCGTACAACGGCATGGTGCAGATGGCCGACGACCTGAAGGCCGATGCGGTGGTGGTCGGCGCCTCGGAGTCCGCCGGGCACCGCATCATGGGCTCGGTCGCGGTGCGGCTGGTCAAGGCCGGCCGCTGGCCGGTCACCGTCGTGCCGTAG
- a CDS encoding PAS domain-containing protein produces MDNGTAGGTPGTDADCAGKPSCDSAEIDPAGPYADGPWRNYFLILLDRIPTPIAVCRAHGEVLIANPAMAAQWGAAPGQLRGRNLLDLFEPRAKAQLDRLIEALRMGRRSRYPVEVRWRDGSDGREREGELTVDPVGDPSVHPPALLALLRVADPAPAPAPRAPASPVEARILALAAGGATTASIGTALGLTVDGVNYHLTRLARRWRVQGRTALVARAYVLGVLAADSWPPAPA; encoded by the coding sequence ATGGACAACGGGACTGCCGGCGGTACACCGGGCACCGACGCCGACTGCGCGGGCAAGCCGTCCTGTGACAGCGCGGAAATCGACCCGGCCGGGCCGTACGCGGACGGCCCCTGGCGCAACTACTTCCTGATCCTGCTGGACCGTATCCCCACGCCGATCGCGGTGTGCCGGGCCCATGGCGAGGTGCTGATCGCGAACCCGGCGATGGCCGCCCAGTGGGGCGCGGCACCGGGGCAGCTGCGCGGCCGCAATCTGCTGGACCTCTTCGAGCCCCGGGCCAAGGCACAGCTCGACCGGCTGATCGAGGCGCTGCGCATGGGGCGCCGGTCGCGCTATCCGGTGGAGGTGCGCTGGCGGGACGGGTCCGACGGCAGGGAGCGGGAAGGGGAGCTGACGGTCGATCCGGTGGGCGATCCGTCGGTGCACCCGCCCGCCCTGCTGGCGCTGCTGCGGGTCGCCGACCCCGCTCCGGCGCCGGCGCCGCGCGCCCCGGCGAGCCCGGTGGAGGCCCGCATCCTGGCGCTGGCCGCGGGCGGCGCGACCACGGCGTCGATCGGTACGGCGCTCGGCCTGACGGTCGACGGGGTGAACTACCACCTGACCCGGCTGGCCCGCCGCTGGCGGGTGCAGGGCCGTACGGCGCTGGTGGCCAGGGCGTATGTGCTGGGTGTGCTGGCGGCGGACAGCTGGCCGCCGGCGCCCGCCTGA